One genomic segment of Kogia breviceps isolate mKogBre1 chromosome 11, mKogBre1 haplotype 1, whole genome shotgun sequence includes these proteins:
- the IL1R2 gene encoding interleukin-1 receptor type 2, with protein sequence MQSCRLWGAGPAVSTSCVLRKFPGVRLTCSMMMMCVSVFTIQPEEHVVAAGSCQFHGRHPKTRFKVEGEPVAMRCPQVPYLDSASTHVNVTWRRNDSTTMVPGEEETRVWIQDGGLWIVPASRGDSGTYICTVRNASYCDEMSVELRVFEKTEASLPLISYPQIITLSTSGLLVCPDLSEFIGNKSDLKIRWYKDSVPLDQDNEKFLSVRGTRLLVNNVSLEDAGYYRCAMTFAHRGRQYNITRNIKVRVKKREEETIPVIISPHQTISASLGSRLTIPCKVFLGAGIRATTLMWWTADGTRVEDAYRGARVTEGQRQEYSENNENYIEVPLIFDPVIREDLHTDFKCVVRNTMSFQMLRTTVKEAATFSWKITLAPLSLIFLVLGGIWTHRRCKRKTGKAYGLMEFKTNHHILNPIQVK encoded by the exons GCTGTGGGGTGCTGGACCTGCGGTCTCCACTTCCTGTGTCCTCCGGAAGTTCCCGGGAGTGAGGCTCACCTGCTCCATGATGAtgatgtgtgtctctgtgttcaCCATCCAGCCTGAGGAACACGTGG TGGCTGCAGGAAGCTGCCAATTTCATGGCAGGCATCCCAAAACCAGGTTCAAGGTAGAAGGGGAGCCTGTGGCCATGAGGTGCCCCCAGGTGCCATACCTGGACTCTGCTAGCACCCACGTCAATGTGACATGGCGTAGAAACGACTCCACCACGATGGTCCCAGGGGAGGAAGAGACGCGAGTGTGGATCCAGGACGGCGGCCTCTGGATTGTGCCAGCCTCGCGGGGGGACTCTGGCACCTACATCTGCACTGTCAG AAATGCCTCTTACTGTGACGAAATGTCCGTTGAGCTCAGGGTTTTTGAGAAGACAGAAGCTTCCCTGCCTCTCATCTCCTATCCGCAAATTATAACCTTGTCAACCTCTGGGTTATTAGTTTGTCCTGATCTGAGTGAATTCATCGGGAACAAAAGTGACCTGAAGATTCGATGGTACAAG GATTCTGTCCCTTTGGATCAAGACAACGAGAAATTTCTAAGTGTGAGGGGAACTCGCTTACTGGTAAACAATGTGTCTCTGGAGGATGCGGGATATTATCGGTGTGCCATGACGTTTGCCCACAGAGGCAGGCAATACAACATCACCAGGAATATCAAAGTCCGTGTTAAGA aaagagaagaggagaccATCCCGGTGATCATCTCCCCCCACCAGACCATCTCAGCTTCTCTGG GGTCGAGACTGACGATCCCGTGTAAGGTGTTTCTGGGAGCTGGCATACGCGCAACCACCTTGATGTGGTGGACCGCCGACGGCACACGCGTAGAGGATGCCTACCGGGGGGCCCGCGTGACCGAGGGGCAGCGCCA GGAATACTCAGAAAATAATGAGAATTACATTGAAGTGCCACTGATTTTTGATCCAGTCATAAGAGAGGATTTGCACACGGATTTTAAATGTGTTGTCCGTAATACAATGAGTTTCCAGATGCTTCGTACCACAGTCAAAGAAG CTGCCACATTCTCCTGGAAGATTACTCTGGCCCCCCTTTCCCTCATCTTCTTGGTTTTGGGGGGAATATGGACGCACAGACGGTGTAAGCGCAAAACTGGAAAAGCCTATGGTTTGATGGAGTTCAAGACCAACCATCACATTCTCAATCCTATCCaagtaaaataa